CATCAGCTTCTATGAGGCCGGCACCACCTCGGCGATGGTACTGCTAATCATCGCCACCGCGACGGCGATGGGATGGATACTGACCACCGAGCAGGTGCCCCTGAGGATCGCAGAGGCGCTCTCCAGCCTGGCGCAGAGCCGCTATTCCCTGCTGCTTTTCCTGAATATAATGCTCCTGGTGACGGGATGTCTGATGGAGCCCAACGCCGCGATCATCATCCTCGGCCCGATATTTCTGCCGCTCCTGCAGCAGGCCAATATCGACCTCATTCATTTCGGCGTCGTAATGGTGGTCAACATGGCGATCGGTATGCTGACGCCTCCGCTGGGGGTCAACCTCTTCGTCGCCCAGAGCCTCCAGAAGGATATTCCCATAAAATCGATCATCTCCGCCGTCACGCCGATGATCATCGTGCTTTTGGTGAACCTGATGCTGTTCACATATATCCCCGCGATATCGACAGTACTTCTAAAGTACTTCGCCTAAAATAACTGAAAAGGTAGTGACTTACATGCAGAACGCAAAATATCTCGTTGGTATCTACAGTATGTTCAACAGAAACGGCGACTGGGAGATGGAAAAGCCGATCCTCCAGCCCTATGGATTTGACGCCGTCGTCATCGACGAAAAGGACAAAGAGGGGCTGTGGAATGTTCTGGACAAACTCGACGCGCTTCTCATCGCCAACAACGACCTCTCCGTCGAAGAGGTCGCGAAGATGAAGAAATGCAAGATCATCTCGCGCCAGGGGATCGGCCTCGACAACATCCCTGTGAAATACGCCGAGGATAACGGAATCATGGTCTGCAACGTCCCAGACTGCAGCACTCCGGAGGTGGCGGAGCACGCCGCCGCCCTGATGCTGACGGTGGCACGCAAGATCCCCTTCTACAACGATAAGATCAAGATTGAAAGGATATGGAACCATACAAGCTTTGAGCTGAGGCCCCTGCGCGAAATGACGGTATTTCTCGTCGGCTTCGGAAAGATAGCGCGCCTCACGGCCTCGCATATAAAGCCGCTGTTCGGCAGGGTCATCGCCTACGATCCCTACGCAGACCGGAAGGCCGCCGACGAACTGGGCGTCGAAATAGTGGACAGCCTCGAAGAGGGGCTGCGTCAGGCGGACATCGTGAGCCTTCACCTGCCGCTGACGGAGGATTCACGGCACATGATCAATAAAGAGACTCTCGCTATTATGAAGAGCGACG
This window of the Cloacibacillus sp. genome carries:
- a CDS encoding C-terminal binding protein, with the protein product MQNAKYLVGIYSMFNRNGDWEMEKPILQPYGFDAVVIDEKDKEGLWNVLDKLDALLIANNDLSVEEVAKMKKCKIISRQGIGLDNIPVKYAEDNGIMVCNVPDCSTPEVAEHAAALMLTVARKIPFYNDKIKIERIWNHTSFELRPLREMTVFLVGFGKIARLTASHIKPLFGRVIAYDPYADRKAADELGVEIVDSLEEGLRQADIVSLHLPLTEDSRHMINKETLAIMKSDAYLINLARGPHVDRDALEEALNDGVIAGAALDVIEYELDVEKGDFSHPLFSNPKVIFTPHTGWYSTGSNRKARTVAAQ